A portion of the Flavobacterium limnophilum genome contains these proteins:
- a CDS encoding endonuclease/exonuclease/phosphatase family protein: MKIKNLAVILFVFYSMLGVNAQQKKYIVHTVAFYNFENLFDTINNPNFDEEWLPEGLQRWTSNKYKQKLENLSKVLMQIGTNDQQKEAPTFIGCSEIENRGVLEDLVKHPNIVKDDYGIVHFDSPDKRGIDVGLLYQKKYFKPTSFINIPLIIYRGNNNEKEKETEEDKADKDKIEVSKDNRVYTRDILLVTGFLDGEEVNIMVNHWPSRSGGEKKSSPFREAAGRLARKVMDSVYKVNPKAKIILMGDLNDGTYNKSVKEGLGAKLKKSEVKPFGVYNPFEQMAKDGNASLFYRDSGDIFDQIMVSETLIKTDFSTFQYWKAGIYNKPFMIEKFGRYAGYPLRHSENEIGYSDHFPVYIYLIKEVK; encoded by the coding sequence ATGAAAATTAAAAATCTGGCAGTCATTTTGTTTGTTTTCTATTCAATGCTGGGGGTCAATGCACAGCAAAAAAAATACATCGTGCACACGGTTGCCTTCTATAATTTTGAAAACTTGTTTGACACCATCAACAACCCAAATTTTGATGAAGAATGGTTGCCGGAAGGTTTACAGCGCTGGACTTCAAATAAGTACAAACAGAAGCTGGAGAATCTTTCTAAAGTATTGATGCAAATTGGGACAAACGACCAACAAAAAGAAGCGCCAACTTTTATTGGATGTTCCGAAATTGAGAACAGGGGAGTTCTTGAAGACTTGGTAAAACATCCCAATATTGTCAAAGATGATTATGGAATCGTGCATTTTGATTCTCCCGACAAAAGAGGGATTGACGTGGGATTGTTGTACCAAAAAAAATATTTCAAACCTACCAGCTTCATCAATATTCCATTGATAATTTACAGAGGGAACAACAACGAAAAAGAAAAAGAAACCGAAGAGGACAAAGCCGATAAAGACAAAATAGAAGTCAGCAAAGACAACAGGGTTTATACCAGGGACATTCTATTGGTGACAGGATTTCTTGACGGGGAAGAAGTGAATATAATGGTCAATCACTGGCCGTCCCGTTCCGGTGGAGAGAAAAAAAGCAGTCCGTTTCGTGAAGCGGCAGGAAGATTGGCCAGAAAAGTGATGGATTCTGTTTATAAAGTGAATCCAAAAGCTAAAATTATCTTGATGGGCGACTTGAACGACGGAACTTACAACAAAAGTGTAAAAGAAGGTCTGGGAGCCAAACTAAAAAAATCGGAAGTAAAACCATTTGGAGTTTACAACCCTTTCGAACAAATGGCCAAAGACGGAAACGCATCCTTGTTTTATAGGGATTCCGGGGATATTTTCGACCAAATCATGGTTTCTGAAACCTTGATCAAAACTGATTTTTCCACTTTTCAATATTGGAAAGCCGGAATCTACAACAAGCCGTTCATGATAGAAAAATTTGGACGTTATGCCGGCTATCCTTTGCGCCATTCCGAAAACGAAATTGGCTACAGCGACCACTTTCCGGTTTATATTTATTTAATCAAGGAAGTCAAATAA